DNA from Thermococcus sp.:
CTTGTGGCTACAGTTTTATTCAACCTCTTTGGTGGTATTCCATGATGCGAAACATAGCAAAACTCTGTATCTTCCTTTTTATTGCCCTTTCGATGGCTTATGGCTTTTATACTAGCAGGTTGTTTCCTTTAACCGTTGGCATAGGACTGCTCGCAATCCTCGAAGTCTCGATAAGAATCAGAACATACCTGATTTCCTCTCCAAAATTAGACAGGGGTGATTTATCGTGAAGTATATCGTCGTTAAGAGGTTTAAAAGTGTGGAAGAAGCCGAGGAGTTTCTCAGTAGTAACAACAGAAGGCATCCCTATGGGCTGTTAACACTCACCTCCTTCCTGCTGGGAAGCTTTGTCTTGTCCCGGCTTTCGCTGGATAACAGCACCAAGAACGTCTTACTCCTCATCTGGGGTGTTCTGGTCTTTGTCCTGCTCCCTAAGCTCTTGGATAAAAAATAATGAATAGAGAGCGGTCAGCTTTTGACCCTCTCAATCCCTATCTTCGCCTGGACCTCCGGCCACTCGACGACGTAGCCCTTGGCCTCCTCAAAGCGAACCTCAACCGCTCTCGTCTCCTTCTTCACGTGGTCTAGGTTCTCTTTGAGTAACTCGCGGTTCTCTTCGCTCGTCTCTATGGTTACGACGATTCTGTCGTTGACGTCCAGATCAAGCCTCTTCCTCATCTCCTGTATCCTTCTCACGAACTCCCTCGCGAGGCCCTCCGATAAAAGCTCCCTCGTGAGTGTCTTGTCGATGAACACCCTTCCGCCCTCGAACTCTTCGCTGACAAAGAAGTCAGGCAGTTTCTCCTCGATTGTCAAGTGCTCCCTTGTGAGGTGGAAGGTCTTTCCTTCGAGCTCGACGTCCATCTCACCGGCCTCATAGAGCTCCATTCCGTGCTCGTTTATCCACGCTATCACGAGCTTGGCATCGCCCTTGAACTCTGGACCAACTTTCGCGAAGTTGGGCTTTATGACGAGCTCGCGCTCGACCCTTCCAACCACAACTTCCTTGGCGTTGAGCTGGTCGCGGAGTATTCTGTTGAGCCTCTCGACGGCTTTTGCAACGGTCTCGTCCTCCGTCTCGACGATTATCCTCCTGACCGGGTAGCGGAGCTTTATCTTGGCCCTCTGCCTCGCTGAAGAGCCGGCCTCGACTATCCTCCTGACGTACTCCATCTCCCTCTCAAGCTCCTCGTCCCTTGCCCCCTCATCGGCCTTGGGCCAGTCGAGCATATGGACGCTCTCAACGCCAAGGAACGGCCTCAGCATGTTCCCGTATATCTCCTCCGCTATGTACGGGGTAAACGGTGCCATAAGCCTCAGCAGGACGTTGAATACCTTCCAGACGGTGTAGTAGGCGGCGAGCTTGTCAGGGTCGTCGCCCTCGACCCACATGCGCTTCCTTATCAGGCGCACGTACCACCTGCTCAGATCCTCGACGACGAAGTGGTATATCGCCCTGGTGGCCCTTGTGAGCCTGAAGGTCTCAATTCCCTCGGTGACTTCTCCGATGAGCCCGTTGGCCCTGCTGAGTATCCACTTATCTTCTTCCCTGAAGGGAAGCTCCTCCGACTTGAGCTTGGTAGGGTCGAAGCTGTCGAGGCTCATGTAGGTCGCGCTGAGGACGTAGACGTTCCAGAGTATGTTGAGCATCCTCTTTACCTGTGCCAGTCCCTTCCAGCTGAAGCGCAGGTTCTCCCAGGGGTTCGTCGCCCAGAGCATGTAGAACCTAAAGGGGTCCCTTCCCTCCTTCTGGACGACCTCCTCCGGCCTTATGATGTTGCCGAGGCTCTTGCTCATCTTGTCGCCCTTCTCGTCGAGGACGTAGCCGTGCATCGCCACGTGCCTGTAGGGGACTGTGTCAAAGGCTATAACGCTGGCGGCCTGCTGGGAGTAGAACCACTTGGTGACCTGATCCTCGCCCTCGACTATGAAGTCGGCCGGCCAGAGCTTCCTGAAGTTCTCCTCCGTTCTCGGGTAGTCCAGCGAAGCCCAGCTCGCTATTCCGCTGTCAAACCAGACGTCAACGACGTCCTTGACGCGGCGCATCTCCTTGCCGTTGACCTTTATGATGAATACATCGACGTAGGGCCTGTGCAAATCTTCAGGGCCGATCTTCTCCTCTATGACCTTGAGCTTCTCCTCATAGCTCTCGGGAAGCTCTATCCTCTCGCCGTTCACCTCTATCGCAACGGCGAGTTCGACTAACTCCTTGAAGGAGCCAACGACGTGTATCTCGCCGTCCTCGCTCTGCCATATGGGGAGCGGTATGCCCCAGTACCTCTGCCTGCTTATGACCCAGTCGCCTGAGTTCATGACGCCGTTGTCGTAGCGCACCTTGACCCAGTCAGGATACCAGGTGACCTTCTCGTCGTTCTCCTTGATTATCTTGTCCTTGACCTTGCTGACCTTGAGGAACCACTGGTCGGTGGCGCGGAATATGAGCGGGGTCTTACAGCGCCAGCAGTGCGGGTACTTGTGCTCTATCGTTCCGGCCTTCACGAGGTAGCCCTTCTCGCGAAGGTGCTCTATTATCTCCGGATCGGCGTCCTTGACATAGGTTCCCTTCCAGTAGCCCTCCGTGTAGCGTCCCTCGTCGTCGACCGGGCTGTAAACAGGGAGCCCGTACTCCCTTCCGACCTCGTAGTCCTCCTCACCGTGGCCAGGGGCGGTGTGTACCAGACCGGTACCGTCCTCGAGCGTCACGTGTTCACCGAGTATAACGCGGTGTGCCCACTCGTACCTCTCGTGGAACTCCCTCTGCGCCGGATACTCGTCCATGAGGACGTGGACGTAGCGCACTCCTTCGAGCTCCTCTCCCTTGAACTCCTCGACTATCTCGCCCTTAACACCGATCTCGGCAAGAACGTGCTCGACGAGGGCCTTCGCTATTATCCAGTACTCCTCTCCGTTCTCGGTTTCAACCCTGACCTTGGCGTAGTCATACTCCGGGTGAACGGTAACCGCTAAGTTTGCCGGGAGCGTCCAGGGCGTGGTCGTCCAGATGAGGAGGTACTCGTTCTCCTTCCCCTCAACCGGGAACTTGACGTATATGCTCGGGTCCTCCCTTATCTTGTACTCGCCGCGGACTTCGTGCTCCGCTAAAGCGGTCTCACACCTCGGGCACCAGTGGAGGACGCGCTTGTCCTTCTCCAGAAGTCCTTTCTCATGGGCCCTCTTGAGCGTGAACCAGCCTGATTCTATGTACTCGTTCTTTATCGTCATGTAGGGGTTGTCCCAGTCCATCCAGACACCGAGCTGCCTGAACTGTCCGGTCATTACCTTGAGGTTGTTGAGGGCGAACTCCTTGCACTTCTTGATGAAGTTGTCGACGCCTATCTCCGTCTCGATGTCCTTCTTGGTCTTGAGGCCGAGGGCCTGCTCGACCTTGACCTCTATCGGGAGGCCGTGCATGTCGAAGCCAGGTTGCCTTCTCACGTTGTAACCCTGCATCGTCCTGAACCTTATCACGGTGTCCTTGATTATCTTGTTCCAGGCTGTACCGAGGTGTATTGCACCGCTGACGTACGGGGGCCCGTCGAGGAAGTAGTACTTCGGGCCGTTCTGGCGCAGAGATTTCACCTTTCCGTAGGTGCCCCCCTCTTCCCAAAAGCGTTCGACCTTCTCCTCAAGTTTTTCTGGGGAGTACTCCCTAAGCTCTGGCTCTTTTATCATGTTAAAACCTCCCTGTGGTTTTTGGGTTGATGGTCACGACTAACTAACTCAGAACAGAATTCAAGCCTCGAAACGGGCGAAGCGAAGGATAAAACACTCCCCCCTCATGGGCATCGGGCAGAGTTGGGGAATTTCCTTATAAGGTTTTGGGTGGGACCTTGCCCCCTGCTCTCTTTTTTTAGGGCATGTTTCACATAGTGTGAGTTAGCAGTTTGAGGGTGTCGTCTTGTGGTTCTCCTGCCTCTCCCAATCCTGCCAGATGGCGTTGGCTATGCCGTAGAACTCCGGAATGTTGTCCAGTCCGGGATCCCCGACGTTTATGACCTCCTTTCCGAGGTACCTGCAGCGCTTCTCCTTGTTCTCCTTCGAGAACTCCTTGGTTCTCTCCTTGATGTACACGTGCACCATCGTCACCACCCCCGTACGTTTTGATCTTTAGATTTTATTAACCTTCTGTTATTAAATATGGGGGTAACCTTATAAACCTCACATTCGATATCCGTCTAAACCTTATCATGATGGTGAAATTGTATGGGTCCCCTCACCTACCTGCTCCTCTCGTTCGCCCTCGTTGTGGTGCTCCTCCGCCTAAAGGTCAACATAGGGGTTTCCATTTTTGCCGGGTCGGTGTTTCTGGGCGTTCTCTTTGGATTGACACCGTGGGGGCTTCTGAAGGCATTTTATGTCTCAACGACTTCCTGGACCACAGTAAGACTCATACTCATAATCGCGGCCATAATGGCCCTCACAAGCGTCTTCTCCCAGACGGGATACCTAAAGATGATGGAGGCCGCCGTCGGGGACCTTTTTCCCAATGAGAAGTACTCCCTTGCGGCGCTTCCTGCGCTGATAGGCCTCATGCCGATGCCTGCGGGTGCCCTGGTTTCGGCTCCGATGATCGATGGGGTGGCGAACGAGTTTGGGATCTCCCCCGAGGATAGAACCCTGATAAACTACTGGTTCA
Protein-coding regions in this window:
- the ileS gene encoding isoleucine--tRNA ligase, whose amino-acid sequence is MIKEPELREYSPEKLEEKVERFWEEGGTYGKVKSLRQNGPKYYFLDGPPYVSGAIHLGTAWNKIIKDTVIRFRTMQGYNVRRQPGFDMHGLPIEVKVEQALGLKTKKDIETEIGVDNFIKKCKEFALNNLKVMTGQFRQLGVWMDWDNPYMTIKNEYIESGWFTLKRAHEKGLLEKDKRVLHWCPRCETALAEHEVRGEYKIREDPSIYVKFPVEGKENEYLLIWTTTPWTLPANLAVTVHPEYDYAKVRVETENGEEYWIIAKALVEHVLAEIGVKGEIVEEFKGEELEGVRYVHVLMDEYPAQREFHERYEWAHRVILGEHVTLEDGTGLVHTAPGHGEEDYEVGREYGLPVYSPVDDEGRYTEGYWKGTYVKDADPEIIEHLREKGYLVKAGTIEHKYPHCWRCKTPLIFRATDQWFLKVSKVKDKIIKENDEKVTWYPDWVKVRYDNGVMNSGDWVISRQRYWGIPLPIWQSEDGEIHVVGSFKELVELAVAIEVNGERIELPESYEEKLKVIEEKIGPEDLHRPYVDVFIIKVNGKEMRRVKDVVDVWFDSGIASWASLDYPRTEENFRKLWPADFIVEGEDQVTKWFYSQQAASVIAFDTVPYRHVAMHGYVLDEKGDKMSKSLGNIIRPEEVVQKEGRDPFRFYMLWATNPWENLRFSWKGLAQVKRMLNILWNVYVLSATYMSLDSFDPTKLKSEELPFREEDKWILSRANGLIGEVTEGIETFRLTRATRAIYHFVVEDLSRWYVRLIRKRMWVEGDDPDKLAAYYTVWKVFNVLLRLMAPFTPYIAEEIYGNMLRPFLGVESVHMLDWPKADEGARDEELEREMEYVRRIVEAGSSARQRAKIKLRYPVRRIIVETEDETVAKAVERLNRILRDQLNAKEVVVGRVERELVIKPNFAKVGPEFKGDAKLVIAWINEHGMELYEAGEMDVELEGKTFHLTREHLTIEEKLPDFFVSEEFEGGRVFIDKTLTRELLSEGLAREFVRRIQEMRKRLDLDVNDRIVVTIETSEENRELLKENLDHVKKETRAVEVRFEEAKGYVVEWPEVQAKIGIERVKS